A DNA window from Planifilum fimeticola contains the following coding sequences:
- a CDS encoding transposase — DSRSFRIWLRRRGIKPTIPTIQRKSRKPRRGRPIRVGEGYRRRWIIERCFGWMNNYRRLVVRYDRYLYIYRAFCLIAFIIWCVNRILK; from the coding sequence GACAGCCGTTCTTTCCGAATCTGGTTGCGCCGACGAGGAATCAAGCCCACCATTCCCACCATTCAGCGAAAAAGCCGCAAACCCCGTCGTGGCCGTCCCATCCGTGTGGGAGAGGGATACCGCCGGCGTTGGATCATTGAACGCTGCTTCGGTTGGATGAACAATTACCGTCGGTTGGTGGTTCGATATGACCGATATTTGTATATTTATAGAGCTTTTTGCCTGATTGCATTCATTATTTGGTGTGTGAATCGAATTTTGAAATAG